Proteins from a single region of Dasypus novemcinctus isolate mDasNov1 chromosome 16, mDasNov1.1.hap2, whole genome shotgun sequence:
- the LOC101442307 gene encoding myosin regulatory light chain 12B encodes MSSKKAKTKTTKKRPQRATSNVFAMFDQSQIQEFKEAFNMIDQNRDGFIDKEDLHDMLASLGKNPTDAYLDAMMNEAPGPINFTMFLTMFGEKLNGTDPEDVIRNAFACFDEEATGTIQEDYLRELLTTMGDRFTDEEVDELYREAPIDKKGNFNYIEFTRILKHGAKDKDD; translated from the exons ATGTCGAGCAAAAAGGCAAAGACCAAGACCACCAAGAAGCGCCCTCAGCGCGCAACATCCAATGTCTTTGCCATGTTTGACCAGTCACAGATTCAGGAGTTCAAAGAGGCCTTCAACATGATCGATCAGAACAGAGATGGTTTCATTGACAAGGAAGATTTGCATGATATGCTCGCCTCTCTGG GGAAGAATCCAACAGATGCATACCTTGATGCCATGATGAACGAGGCTCCAGGTCCCATAAATTTCACCATGTTCCTCACAATGTTTGGTGAAAAGTTAAATGGCACTGACCCAGAGGATGTCATCAGAAATGCTTTTGCTTGCTTTGATGAAGAAGCAACAG GCACCATCCAGGAGGATTACCTGAGAGAGCTGCTGACAACCATGGGGGATCGGTTTACCGACGAGGAGGTGGACGAGCTGTACAGAGAAGCACCTATCGACAAAAAGGGGAACTTCAACTACATTGAGTTCACACGCATCCTTAAACATGGCGCAAAGGACAAGGATGACTGA
- the LOC101441570 gene encoding myosin regulatory light polypeptide 9 isoform X2 → MDITTTMSSKRAKTKTTKKRPQRATSNVFAMFDQSQIQEFKEAFNMIDQNRDGFIDKEDLHDMLASLGKNPTDEYLDAMMNEAPGPINFTMFLTMFGEKLNGTDPEDVIRNAFACFDEEATGTIQEDYLRELLTTMGDRFTDEEVDELYREAPIDKKGNFNYIEFTRILKHGAKDKDD, encoded by the exons ATG GATATAACCACCACCATGTCGAGCAAAAGGGCAAAGACCAAGACCACCAAGAAGCGCCCTCAGCGCGCAACATCCAATGTCTTTGCCATGTTTGACCAGTCACAAATTCAGGAGTTCAAAGAGGCCTTCAACATGATCGATCAGAACAGAGATGGTTTTATCGACAAGGAAGATTTGCACGATATGCTTGCCTCTCTGG GGAAAAATCCAACTGATGAGTATCTGGATGCCATGATGAATGAGGCTCCAGGACCCATAAATTTTACCATGTTTCTTACAATGTTTGGTGAAAAGTTAAATGGAACGGACCCAGAAGATGTCATCAGAAATGCTTTTGCTTGCTTTGATGAAGAAGCAACAG gCACCATCCAGGAGGATTACCTGAGAGAGCTGCTGACAACCATGGGGGATCGGTTTACCGACGAGGAGGTGGACGAGCTGTACAGAGAAGCACCTATCGACAAAAAGGGGAACTTCAACTACATTGAGTTCACACGCATCCTTAAACATGGCGCAAAGGACAAGGATGACTGA